In Deinococcus proteolyticus MRP, a single genomic region encodes these proteins:
- a CDS encoding ABC transporter ATP-binding protein, whose translation MTALTRTVPAFVPPVTAAPTLAMRGVSKVFGDGDSQVTALHPTDFEVYPGELVAVIGPSGSGKSTFLTLAGALQIPTDGSVTIAGQELSRLNPRQLADFRLHHIGFVLQASNLIPYLNVREQLTLVPGLAGRGGAQARTLADELLGSLGLAERAGHYPQQLSGGQKQRVAIARALMNDPQLILADEPTAALDGVRGREVVTMLAREVRERGKAAVMVTHDERVLDLCTRVVRLEDGHVTGAGTAQELAAD comes from the coding sequence ATGACTGCATTGACCCGTACCGTTCCCGCTTTCGTTCCGCCTGTGACCGCTGCCCCTACCCTCGCCATGCGCGGTGTGAGCAAAGTATTTGGTGACGGCGACAGTCAGGTGACGGCGCTGCACCCCACCGACTTTGAGGTCTATCCCGGCGAGCTGGTGGCCGTGATTGGTCCCAGCGGCAGCGGCAAGAGCACCTTCCTCACCCTGGCCGGCGCCCTGCAGATCCCCACGGACGGCAGCGTGACCATCGCCGGGCAGGAGCTGAGCCGCCTGAATCCCCGCCAGCTGGCCGATTTCCGGCTGCACCACATCGGCTTCGTGCTGCAGGCCAGCAACCTGATTCCATACCTGAACGTGCGCGAACAGCTGACGCTGGTGCCGGGGCTGGCCGGCCGGGGCGGAGCGCAGGCCCGCACCCTGGCCGACGAACTGCTCGGCAGCCTGGGCCTGGCGGAGCGGGCCGGGCACTACCCGCAGCAGCTATCGGGCGGGCAAAAGCAGCGTGTGGCGATTGCGCGGGCGCTGATGAACGACCCCCAGCTGATTCTGGCCGATGAGCCTACCGCTGCCCTGGACGGCGTGCGCGGCCGCGAAGTGGTGACCATGCTGGCCCGCGAGGTCCGGGAGCGCGGCAAGGCTGCCGTGATGGTCACCCACGACGAGCGCGTGCTGGACCTGTGCACCCGCGTGGTGCGCCTGGAAGACGGCCACGTGACTGGGGCGGGCACCGCGCAGGAATTGGCTGCCGACTGA
- a CDS encoding ABC transporter permease, whose protein sequence is MFLALRELKFNWLRSALLGGIAALLAFMVFMLLGLTRGLSEDSAAWMLHNPAATFVTTTDADSNFTRSFIGKEDVAALKKANPGAAPFAQSFASFGVNSADSTQLGAVMMGLEKDSFLAPKVTEGQAIGGSGAVVDATLKEDGVQLGDTIILKPSGEQLKVVGFTEGARLNHQPVMFVTLDEWQTLNPRAGGTVSGVALEAGAAGELPQGLAAQTRADALQSLQGYKEEQGSLLMIQVFLVAVSALVMAVFFYVMTLQKTAQFGLLKAIGAGMRTLAGSLVAQVLLLTVGALAVAAAAMFGTVQVLPAGLPFALSWSAVAQAGGLLLLVSLLGSLLSLRTIAQADPLQALGQG, encoded by the coding sequence ATGTTTCTTGCCCTCCGTGAACTGAAATTCAACTGGCTCCGCTCGGCCCTGCTGGGCGGAATCGCCGCGCTGCTGGCCTTTATGGTGTTTATGCTGCTGGGCCTGACCCGTGGCCTGAGCGAAGACAGCGCCGCTTGGATGCTGCATAACCCCGCCGCCACCTTCGTGACCACCACCGACGCCGACAGCAACTTCACCCGGTCGTTTATCGGCAAAGAGGACGTCGCGGCCCTGAAAAAAGCCAATCCGGGCGCGGCTCCCTTTGCCCAGAGCTTCGCCAGCTTCGGCGTGAACAGCGCAGACAGCACCCAGCTGGGCGCCGTGATGATGGGCCTGGAAAAGGATTCCTTCCTGGCGCCCAAGGTCACCGAGGGCCAGGCCATCGGCGGCAGCGGCGCCGTGGTAGACGCCACCCTCAAGGAAGACGGGGTGCAGCTGGGCGACACCATCATCCTCAAGCCCAGCGGCGAGCAGCTGAAGGTGGTGGGCTTTACCGAAGGCGCCCGCCTGAACCACCAACCCGTGATGTTCGTGACGCTGGACGAGTGGCAGACCCTCAACCCCCGCGCCGGGGGCACCGTGAGCGGGGTGGCCCTGGAAGCCGGCGCTGCAGGCGAGTTGCCGCAGGGCCTGGCCGCCCAGACCCGCGCCGACGCGCTGCAGTCGCTGCAAGGCTACAAGGAAGAGCAGGGCAGCCTGCTGATGATTCAGGTGTTTCTGGTGGCGGTGTCGGCGCTGGTGATGGCGGTGTTCTTCTATGTGATGACCCTGCAAAAAACGGCGCAGTTCGGCCTGCTCAAAGCGATTGGGGCCGGAATGCGCACCCTGGCCGGCAGCCTGGTGGCCCAGGTGCTGCTGCTGACGGTAGGCGCCCTGGCTGTGGCCGCTGCCGCGATGTTCGGCACGGTTCAGGTGCTGCCCGCGGGCCTGCCGTTCGCGCTCTCGTGGTCCGCCGTGGCCCAGGCCGGCGGCCTGCTGCTGCTGGTGTCGCTGCTGGGCAGTCTGCTGAGCCTGCGCACCATTGCCCAGGCCGACCCGTTGCAGGCGCTGGGCCAGGGCTGA